Proteins from one Chanodichthys erythropterus isolate Z2021 chromosome 15, ASM2448905v1, whole genome shotgun sequence genomic window:
- the cyp51 gene encoding lanosterol 14-alpha demethylase, giving the protein MSGGLTSGGGGAFCRRWQISEMTILEVSGQLIESTVQKMSLTSVLLAASVVTLTLAYLSRALFGQQQQRSRHQKLPPHIPSSVPFLGHAVAFGKSPIEFLEQAYEKYGPVVSFTMVGKTFTYLLGSEAAALMFNSKNDDLNAEDVYARLTTPVFGKGVAYDVPNALFLEQKKMLKTGMNIAHFKGHVQIIEEETKEYFKRWGDRGERNLFDALSELIILTASRCLHGCEIRGMLDERVAQLYADLDGGFTHAAWLLPGWLPLPSFRRRDQAHLEIKKIFYNVIKKRREATEKNDDILQTLIDATYKDGRPLNDDEIAGMLIGLLLAGQHTSSTTSSWMGFFLARDRALQERCYGEQKTVCGEDLPPLQYDQLKDLSLLDRCLKETLRLRPPIMTMMRMAKTPQKVGDYIIPPGHQVCVSPTVNHRLQDTWDERLEFNPDRYLHDNPAAGEKFAYIPFGAGRHRCIGENFAYVQIKTIWSTLLRLYDFELVDGHFPPVNYTTMIHTPHNPVIRYTRRKTQTQK; this is encoded by the exons ACTCTCACTCTGGCCTATCTGAGCAGAGCTCTGTTcggacagcagcagcagcgcagCCGGCATCAG AAACTCCCTCCTCATATCCCGTCCAGTGTTCCCTTTCTCGGTCACGCTGTGGCTTTCGGCAAGAGTCCCATTGAGTTTCTGGAGCAGGCCTATGAGAAG TATGGCCCCGTGGTGAGCTTCACGATGGTCGGGAAGACCTTCACGTATCTGCTGGGCAGCGAAGCGGCCGCGCTCATGTTCAACAGCAAGAACGACGATCTGAACGCCGAGGACGTTTACGCGCGCCTCACCACACCTGTGTTCGGCAAGGGCGTCGCTTACGACGTGCCAAATGCG TTATTTCTGGAGCAGAAGAAAATGCTGAAGACCGGAATGAACATCGCACACTTCAAAGGACACGTTCAAATAATCGAAGAGGAAACCAAAGAGTATTTCAAGCGATGGGGAGACAGAGGAGAGAGAA ATCTGTTCGATGCGTTATCCGAGCTGATCATCCTGACGGCCAGCCGCTGTCTGCACGGCTGTGAGATCCGTGGCATGCTGGACGAGAGGGTCGCTCAGCTCTACGCCGATCTGGACGGAGGATTCACTCACGCCGCCTGGCTGCTGCCCGGATGGCTGCCTCTGCCCAGCTTCAG ACGGAGGGATCAGGCACACTTAGAGATCAAGAAAATCTTCTATAACGTCATCAAGAAGCGAAGAGAAGCCACAGAGAAAAACGACGACATCCTGCAGACGCTCATAGACGCCACGTACAA AGACGGCCGTCCTCTGAATGACGATGAGATAGCCGGGATGCTGATTGGTCTGTTGCTGGCGGGTCAGCACACGTCCTCCACCACCAGCTCTTGGATGGGCTTCTTCCTGGCGCGGGACAGAGCGCTGCAGGAGCGCTGCTACGGCGAACAGAAAACCGTGTGCGGAGAAGATCTTCCTCCTCTCCAGTACGACCAG CTTAAAGACTTGAGTCTGCTGGACCGCTGTCTGAAGGAGACGCTCCGACTGCGACCGCCTATAATGACCATGATGAGGATGGCCAAGACGCCTCAG AAAGTGGGCGATTACATCATCCCGCCGGGACACCAGGTGTGTGTGTCTCCCACAGTGAACCACCGTCTTCAGGACACGTGGGATGAGCGTCTGGAGTTTAACCCTGACCGCTACTTACACGACAACCCTGCGGCCGGAGAGAAGTTCGCTTACATCCCGTTTGGAGCAG GTCGTCATCGTTGTATTGGAGAAAATTTTGCATACGTGCAGATTAAAACCATCTGGTCGACTTTGCTGAGGCTGTACGACTTTGAGCTGGTAGACGGACACTTTCCTCCTGTGAACTACACAACCATGATTCACACACCGCACAACCCCGTCATCAGATACACACGGAGGAAGACACAAACACAGAAGTGA